Proteins from a single region of Sediminitomix flava:
- a CDS encoding Ig-like domain-containing protein — translation MKPKDIIPRKRLLLALLLLLGSFFMSFQINQITSILDKIYTMGGWNSIGRPDYLLERNFIEEEIREQVVELIGDSIANGGNDFLARHRSNILISEDDCELICTFVTTDAGWANVLGYYTYHKDSVPETPEDIDSLHIIYPHIQRPHSLDAGDRVSLGTFPKDIVVGFFLIANGWDSGNITEGYHTVYSNHLLNTVASEENMQHMLMFWNQLENENNMILCIEDNNGIRPGGDQDFNDCIFYVTPSPKSNAVITPAFDNDPPVALDDNATTNYDFPVTIDVMANDSDPNGDALLPSSVYIINPPNVGGALAIVDDNGNITYNPVEGYVGPDSFTYAICDNTSQPKCDTATVFITIEEGNIAPSAQDDYYTIEIGQSLTQNVLENDSDEDNSFDFNSLQIINPPSVEGAITVVSDSGIISYIPPSDFIGLDTLSYEICDTGNPTKCTEATVYIDVIPTNEPPVSEPDSAETTNELVVSKNVLENDSDPDGQLHLPSFEIITHPSIAGAFVFITDSTITYTPQSTFVGRDSVQYQICDNAQNELCTTNWLYIDILEGNQPPIANNDTTEVIAGNSVSIPILTNDIDTDGEFALNSLQIISGPVIGGAEVSISDDGTLVYTSPANYTGPDVLLYEVCDNGLPQKCDIATVIINIIEPNQAPIATLDTVSIVENTEARIPVAANDLDPNDDLDEENVDIIVPPTSGGNAEIDSSGVLVYTPPTDFVGTDTIVYQICDLGVPPLCDTDSVFISVLPTPSPPNEPPVAIRDDVETDANTPINIKVIKNDVDPDNNIDSTSIEIITPSPISGTVVVINDDGSIDYTPAPNFVGIDVLIYQVCDEEGLCDTGIVYVSIGGDQDNEPPLALRDDVMGKVDSTLIIPVYKNDIDPEGELDTISVEIVSTSNLEGAIVELDSTGNIIYTPPTGYVGNDVVIYKICDKAIPRLCDSGVLYITIEEEDEVIPVNNPPITTNDNISIYQGDTICVDVLVNDIDIDLNLDSTSLSIADGPLGSGATAYINDEYKIIYKPDSTFTGQDIIIYSICDSGDPKLCDSGILTIQVLPDTTTQVIDNILPVVQNDTVYTTVNSSIFANVLNNDYDDDDGINKNSITIIESTTLTGASAIVAGFAIQYNPSPDYIGTDQIVYRVCDKAELANCGTAILTIIIEDENQPPVAEVDQASTKQNVAITINLTENDVDPDGEIDNTSLRIIEGPLVGGAFARILENGEIEYTPEADYYGYDTLTYRVCDNHRTKACTTSQVIIEILDPKSLPPDIPNVFTPNQDGYNDTFSIDNLEGHYLNEMVIFNRWGQEIYRKGNYNNDWDGYNQLGNPLPGGTYYYIFKSFTTGTQYSGYVVIKR, via the coding sequence ATGAAACCTAAAGATATCATCCCTAGAAAACGCCTACTCCTCGCCTTACTATTATTGTTAGGTAGTTTCTTTATGAGCTTCCAAATAAATCAGATTACGTCAATTTTAGACAAAATCTACACGATGGGAGGGTGGAATAGCATTGGTAGACCAGACTATTTATTAGAGAGAAATTTCATTGAGGAAGAAATAAGAGAACAAGTTGTAGAACTTATTGGAGACTCAATAGCAAATGGAGGAAATGACTTTCTAGCAAGACATAGGTCTAACATTCTGATCTCAGAAGACGATTGTGAATTGATCTGTACATTCGTTACGACTGATGCTGGTTGGGCTAACGTACTTGGATATTACACTTATCATAAAGATAGCGTACCCGAAACTCCGGAAGATATCGATAGTCTTCATATCATTTATCCACATATCCAAAGACCTCATTCATTAGACGCAGGAGATCGAGTAAGCCTTGGTACATTTCCTAAGGATATAGTTGTGGGTTTCTTTCTCATTGCAAATGGTTGGGACAGCGGAAACATAACTGAAGGTTATCACACGGTCTACTCAAATCATCTTCTAAACACAGTGGCTTCAGAAGAAAATATGCAACATATGCTTATGTTCTGGAATCAATTGGAAAATGAAAATAATATGATTCTCTGCATCGAGGACAACAATGGAATAAGACCTGGTGGAGATCAAGATTTCAACGATTGTATTTTCTATGTCACTCCAAGTCCAAAATCAAATGCAGTAATCACCCCTGCCTTCGATAATGACCCTCCTGTGGCTTTAGACGACAATGCGACTACAAACTACGACTTCCCTGTCACCATTGATGTCATGGCAAATGACTCTGATCCGAATGGGGATGCTTTGCTACCAAGCAGTGTCTATATTATCAATCCTCCAAATGTTGGAGGAGCCCTTGCTATCGTAGACGACAACGGAAACATCACTTACAACCCTGTTGAAGGGTATGTGGGCCCCGATAGCTTTACTTATGCCATTTGCGATAACACCAGTCAACCCAAATGTGATACAGCCACTGTTTTCATTACCATTGAAGAAGGGAATATAGCACCAAGCGCTCAAGATGATTACTATACCATTGAGATTGGACAAAGTCTTACACAAAATGTATTAGAAAATGATTCAGATGAAGACAATTCATTCGACTTCAATAGTCTTCAAATCATAAACCCTCCTTCTGTAGAAGGCGCAATAACCGTAGTTTCCGATAGTGGCATAATATCATACATACCTCCTTCAGATTTTATAGGTCTAGATACCCTCAGCTATGAAATCTGTGACACTGGAAATCCTACAAAATGTACAGAGGCCACCGTTTACATCGATGTCATCCCGACAAATGAACCTCCTGTTTCAGAACCAGACAGTGCAGAAACAACCAATGAATTAGTAGTAAGCAAAAATGTATTAGAAAACGATTCTGACCCTGACGGACAACTGCACTTACCTAGCTTTGAAATTATAACTCATCCAAGTATTGCTGGTGCTTTCGTTTTCATTACAGACAGCACAATCACCTATACACCTCAGAGTACATTTGTAGGTAGAGATTCTGTACAATATCAGATCTGTGACAATGCCCAAAATGAATTATGTACAACGAACTGGCTTTACATTGATATATTAGAAGGAAACCAACCTCCAATTGCTAATAATGACACAACAGAAGTTATAGCAGGTAACTCCGTATCTATCCCAATCCTAACCAATGATATTGACACCGATGGAGAGTTTGCTTTAAATAGTCTACAAATCATTTCTGGACCTGTGATTGGCGGAGCTGAAGTAAGTATTTCCGACGATGGAACTTTAGTCTATACCTCACCTGCAAACTATACTGGCCCCGATGTTCTGTTATACGAAGTTTGTGACAATGGACTTCCTCAAAAGTGTGATATAGCTACTGTCATTATAAATATCATTGAACCTAATCAAGCACCAATAGCCACTTTAGATACAGTTTCTATTGTTGAAAATACAGAAGCTAGAATTCCTGTAGCAGCAAATGACCTTGACCCTAATGATGATTTAGATGAAGAAAATGTAGATATCATCGTCCCTCCGACTTCAGGGGGAAATGCTGAGATAGATAGTTCGGGAGTATTGGTTTATACCCCTCCCACAGATTTTGTAGGAACAGATACCATAGTTTATCAGATATGTGACCTAGGTGTTCCTCCACTTTGCGACACAGACTCTGTTTTCATTTCTGTTTTACCAACACCGAGTCCTCCTAATGAACCTCCTGTGGCTATCCGTGACGATGTAGAAACCGATGCAAATACACCAATAAACATCAAAGTTATAAAGAATGATGTAGACCCCGATAATAACATCGACTCTACATCAATTGAAATCATAACGCCATCTCCAATTTCAGGAACCGTTGTGGTAATTAACGATGATGGAAGTATCGATTACACCCCTGCCCCAAATTTTGTTGGTATTGATGTTTTAATCTATCAAGTCTGTGACGAAGAAGGGCTTTGTGATACAGGAATTGTATATGTCTCAATTGGCGGAGATCAAGATAATGAACCTCCATTAGCGCTTAGAGATGATGTAATGGGAAAGGTGGATAGTACACTCATCATTCCTGTTTACAAAAATGATATTGACCCTGAAGGTGAACTCGATACAATCTCTGTCGAAATTGTATCAACATCCAATCTTGAAGGAGCAATAGTTGAGCTTGATTCAACTGGAAATATCATTTATACACCTCCTACAGGCTATGTAGGTAACGATGTAGTTATCTACAAAATCTGCGACAAAGCTATTCCAAGATTATGTGATAGTGGTGTTTTATACATTACCATTGAAGAAGAAGATGAAGTTATCCCTGTTAATAATCCTCCTATCACCACCAATGATAATATCAGCATTTACCAAGGCGATACAATCTGTGTTGATGTACTCGTAAACGACATTGATATAGATTTAAACCTAGATTCTACTTCATTGTCAATTGCAGATGGACCTTTAGGAAGTGGCGCTACTGCTTACATCAATGATGAATATAAAATTATCTATAAACCCGATTCAACTTTCACAGGGCAAGACATCATCATTTATAGTATTTGCGATAGTGGTGACCCTAAACTTTGTGACAGTGGAATCCTTACCATTCAAGTTCTTCCTGACACGACTACACAAGTTATAGACAACATACTCCCTGTAGTACAAAATGACACTGTTTACACCACTGTCAACTCTAGCATATTCGCCAATGTGCTAAATAATGATTATGATGACGATGATGGGATTAATAAGAATAGTATCACAATCATCGAATCAACTACACTGACGGGCGCATCAGCTATAGTTGCAGGTTTCGCAATTCAATACAACCCTTCTCCAGATTATATTGGAACGGATCAAATCGTTTACAGAGTATGTGATAAAGCTGAACTAGCCAACTGTGGAACAGCTATCTTAACCATCATCATTGAAGATGAAAACCAACCTCCTGTAGCTGAAGTTGATCAAGCATCCACAAAACAAAATGTAGCAATTACTATAAATCTTACTGAAAATGACGTAGACCCCGATGGAGAAATTGACAATACAAGTCTAAGAATCATAGAGGGACCATTGGTTGGAGGTGCATTTGCTAGAATTTTGGAAAATGGAGAAATAGAGTACACCCCAGAAGCGGACTACTATGGCTATGACACACTGACTTATAGGGTATGTGACAATCACAGAACCAAAGCCTGTACCACAAGTCAAGTGATCATTGAGATTCTTGACCCTAAAAGTTTACCACCAGACATTCCAAATGTCTTCACTCCAAATCAAGACGGCTACAACGATACCTTCTCTATTGACAATCTTGAAGGGCATTACCTCAATGAAATGGTCATTTTCAACCGTTGGGGACAGGAAATATATCGAAAAGGAAACTATAACAATGACTGGGATGGCTACAATCAATTAGGTAACCCATTACCGGGCGGTACCTACTATTACATTTTCAAATCATTTACTACTGGCACCCAATACTCTGGCTATGTTGTTATCAAAAGATAA
- a CDS encoding PorP/SprF family type IX secretion system membrane protein: MLLSKDKSLLLLFLLLPILGFAQQDPMYTQYIYNRMSINPAYVGSKGGLSAMALHRSQWQGVEGAPSTQNISLHSPILDNEIGLGLSAVRDQIGISSQTQLAFMACYRIIGHNKALSFGLSGIASNYQHDLSQLNPQNPQDPLLQGTATESYWQPNVGIGIYYYTHNYFAGFSIPKLLQHKSTSTDTELGSETVRHYFLNGGVKFNLSDQVKIVPSILFKFVESAPLQADISSLVVLQDLIWLGGTFRTQDGLALMAQIHLPQGFYFGYGYDFPLTELNTVTTGSHEIVIGIDINDNNKTKRILSPRYF; encoded by the coding sequence ATGTTGTTATCAAAAGATAAATCACTTTTACTCTTATTTCTACTACTTCCTATTTTAGGTTTTGCTCAGCAAGACCCTATGTACACGCAGTACATTTACAATAGGATGTCTATAAACCCTGCCTATGTAGGAAGTAAAGGGGGACTCAGTGCTATGGCTTTGCACAGAAGTCAATGGCAAGGTGTGGAAGGTGCTCCTTCTACTCAAAACATTTCACTTCACTCCCCCATCCTAGACAATGAAATAGGTTTAGGACTGAGTGCGGTTAGAGATCAGATAGGAATAAGTAGCCAAACACAATTAGCTTTTATGGCATGTTACCGAATCATCGGACATAACAAAGCACTTAGTTTTGGACTTTCGGGAATAGCCAGCAACTATCAGCATGACCTTTCCCAGCTGAATCCTCAAAATCCGCAAGACCCATTATTGCAAGGAACCGCTACCGAATCATATTGGCAGCCCAATGTAGGTATCGGGATTTACTATTACACGCATAATTATTTTGCAGGATTCTCGATTCCTAAACTTCTTCAACACAAATCTACAAGTACAGACACAGAACTAGGCTCTGAAACGGTCAGACATTACTTCTTAAATGGTGGAGTAAAATTCAACCTCTCAGATCAAGTCAAAATAGTACCATCTATACTATTCAAATTTGTAGAATCTGCACCACTACAAGCTGACATTAGTTCATTAGTTGTTTTGCAAGATCTTATTTGGCTAGGAGGAACATTCAGAACGCAAGATGGCTTGGCTTTGATGGCTCAAATTCATTTACCGCAAGGTTTTTACTTCGGCTATGGCTATGACTTCCCCCTTACAGAGCTAAACACTGTCACTACAGGTTCACATGAGATTGTCATTGGTATTGACATCAATGACAACAACAAAACAAAAAGAATTCTTAGTCCTAGATATTTCTAG
- a CDS encoding OmpA family protein has product MVKYISFFLSLLFFCFASFSIDAQSHKKKKKKKQHTHKKIKHHKHLIERADHHYEIHEYTVAARLYEKLPKNEKDVAILYKLAESYRFSHNLKKAFKYYDIIVKKFNTDHPDVYFKHGLLLKSQGRYKEAYASFRQYLSYKPLDDDARDMLRSCRDETLTELQKNKYNVEVNNININSSENDFSPLPFKDGIIFCSSRLTRKGEGKYLWDGHAFIDLYYAKNGILNTFKYPDRLSDNVNSNLHEGPATYNDDYNILYYTENVPKPRKPNKEADDDHHTFHLQIYTSHYKGKGKWTEHEAFVHNSIDYSTGHPSLSPDGKTLYFVSDIPGGFGEADIYKCVWDDTDGWSAPINMGEKINTTGKEKFPFIADENTLYFASNRHVGLGGLDIYKADLLNGEVIRVSNMGYPFNSSRDDFGICFLPSENGEFSGYFSSNRKGGKGGDDIYSFRKVNRTVTVAVMDSITLEPIEGASVWMTRMGDFKEHFPTGVKGVAQINASPSDVKDFLVEKEGYKTKRFTPPPPQKDDRNILYIIEMAKGKTYKLEGLVYDAQTKEPIAVSHVTLSRPKVETPESTNTDDYGKFNFPLVEDPNLQKLKVTKDGYFAKEMDLASFKPNAQGVIHVKIPLEKLEINKKIEIENIYYDFDKHQITKKASSILDELTSILVENPSINLELGSHTDIRGSDEYNQNLSHERAQSAINYLTEKGIAKYRITYKYYGESQNIVPCPKQEDCTEEQHQLNRRTEFRITSF; this is encoded by the coding sequence ATGGTAAAATATATCTCATTTTTCCTTTCTCTTTTATTTTTCTGCTTTGCATCATTTTCTATAGATGCTCAGAGTCACAAGAAAAAGAAGAAGAAAAAACAGCATACGCACAAAAAAATAAAACACCACAAACATCTCATTGAAAGGGCTGATCACCATTACGAAATACACGAATACACAGTGGCAGCAAGATTATATGAAAAACTTCCCAAAAATGAAAAAGATGTTGCCATCCTGTATAAGTTGGCAGAATCGTATCGCTTTAGCCATAATCTCAAAAAGGCTTTCAAGTATTATGATATCATCGTAAAGAAATTCAATACAGATCATCCTGATGTTTATTTCAAACATGGTTTATTGCTAAAGTCTCAGGGGAGATACAAAGAGGCCTACGCTTCATTCAGACAATACCTTTCTTATAAGCCTTTAGATGACGACGCTAGAGATATGCTCAGATCATGTAGGGATGAAACATTAACTGAGCTTCAGAAAAACAAATACAATGTTGAAGTAAACAACATCAATATCAATTCTTCAGAGAATGACTTTAGCCCATTACCGTTCAAAGATGGTATTATCTTTTGTTCATCTAGGTTAACGAGAAAAGGCGAAGGAAAATACCTTTGGGACGGACATGCTTTTATTGATCTGTATTACGCAAAAAATGGCATTCTAAATACTTTTAAATATCCAGACAGATTAAGTGATAATGTAAATAGCAATCTTCATGAAGGTCCCGCTACTTACAATGACGATTACAATATCCTCTACTACACAGAGAACGTACCTAAACCTAGAAAACCTAATAAAGAAGCCGATGATGATCATCACACTTTCCACCTACAAATTTATACAAGCCACTACAAAGGTAAAGGCAAATGGACCGAACACGAAGCCTTTGTCCACAACTCGATAGATTATTCAACGGGGCACCCAAGCCTTAGCCCTGACGGCAAAACACTTTACTTTGTTTCTGACATTCCAGGAGGATTTGGTGAAGCCGATATCTACAAATGTGTTTGGGATGATACTGATGGTTGGTCAGCGCCAATTAATATGGGTGAAAAAATCAATACTACAGGAAAAGAGAAATTCCCCTTTATTGCCGATGAGAATACTTTATACTTTGCCTCAAACCGTCATGTAGGATTAGGCGGATTAGACATCTACAAAGCCGATCTTCTAAACGGTGAAGTCATTCGTGTAAGCAATATGGGCTACCCATTTAACTCTTCTCGAGATGATTTTGGAATATGCTTCCTTCCTTCGGAAAACGGTGAATTTTCAGGCTACTTCTCATCAAATAGAAAAGGTGGAAAAGGCGGGGATGATATTTATTCATTCCGAAAAGTAAATCGGACAGTAACAGTAGCGGTAATGGACTCTATCACCCTAGAACCGATTGAAGGGGCTAGTGTATGGATGACTCGTATGGGAGATTTCAAAGAACACTTCCCGACAGGTGTAAAAGGTGTAGCACAAATCAATGCAAGCCCTTCTGATGTAAAAGATTTCTTAGTGGAAAAAGAAGGATATAAAACCAAAAGATTCACTCCACCACCTCCTCAAAAAGATGATAGAAATATCTTATACATCATTGAAATGGCAAAAGGAAAAACCTATAAACTTGAAGGACTTGTTTATGATGCACAAACAAAAGAACCTATAGCCGTTTCTCATGTCACTCTTAGTCGTCCTAAGGTAGAAACTCCCGAAAGCACTAATACAGATGATTATGGTAAATTCAATTTTCCACTAGTAGAAGATCCTAATCTTCAAAAATTGAAGGTTACTAAAGATGGATACTTTGCAAAAGAAATGGATTTAGCTTCTTTCAAGCCAAATGCACAAGGAGTCATTCATGTAAAAATCCCATTGGAAAAACTGGAAATCAATAAGAAAATTGAGATTGAAAATATCTACTACGACTTTGACAAACATCAGATCACTAAAAAAGCGAGTAGTATTCTCGATGAACTGACCTCTATTTTAGTTGAAAACCCAAGTATAAATCTAGAATTGGGCTCTCATACAGATATCCGTGGTTCTGATGAATACAATCAGAATTTATCTCACGAAAGAGCTCAATCTGCAATTAACTACCTTACTGAAAAAGGTATTGCCAAATATAGAATCACTTACAAATATTATGGCGAGAGTCAGAATATTGTTCCTTGTCCAAAACAAGAAGATTGTACAGAAGAACAGCATCAGCTCAATAGAAGGACAGAATTCCGTATCACAAGCTTTTAA
- a CDS encoding HAD family hydrolase yields the protein MKEIDNIIFDLGGVILNINYELTLEAFGKLSGKEVSQIYTQHQQTSVFDDYETGKTSAEEFRTGVSEVLGLNISDQEFDKAWNAMLLDLPTERLSLIQNLAKDKRVFLLSNTNDIHIEEFLKIYDRATNGTFGTWESLFEKAHYSHILKDRKPHPSIFQTLIDLHNLEPEKTLFIDDTLQHIEGAKKTGLQTHHLKNGDTILDLFPSYIVD from the coding sequence ATGAAAGAAATAGATAATATCATTTTTGACCTTGGAGGTGTCATCCTTAATATCAATTATGAATTGACACTAGAAGCATTTGGTAAACTATCGGGAAAAGAAGTAAGCCAAATTTATACACAGCATCAGCAAACTTCTGTTTTCGATGACTATGAAACAGGAAAAACAAGTGCTGAAGAATTTAGAACTGGAGTATCTGAAGTATTGGGTTTAAATATTTCAGATCAAGAATTCGACAAAGCTTGGAATGCAATGCTTTTAGACCTCCCAACAGAAAGGTTAAGCTTAATCCAGAACCTAGCCAAAGACAAAAGAGTCTTTTTGCTTAGCAATACAAATGATATTCACATCGAAGAATTTCTTAAGATTTACGACAGAGCTACCAATGGCACATTTGGTACTTGGGAATCTCTTTTTGAAAAAGCGCACTATTCGCATATTCTGAAAGACAGAAAACCACATCCAAGTATTTTCCAAACCCTCATCGATTTGCATAATCTTGAGCCTGAAAAAACTTTATTTATCGATGATACACTCCAACACATAGAAGGAGCAAAAAAGACGGGACTCCAAACCCATCATTTAAAGAATGGAGATACGATCCTTGATCTTTTCCCTAGCTACATTGTTGACTAA
- a CDS encoding SDR family NAD(P)-dependent oxidoreductase codes for MKRILITGATSGMGLSATELFLEKGWKVLMTARNHQTGVGILQDLKEKGFEHVFFFASDVSKQQDVKALHDYAMKVMNGVDSIINNAGVWTGGMLHETDEDDWDRLFSVDVKSIFLTSKYFVSYMIENGGGTIVNTASVSGLHGDYNMAAYNAAKGAVVNLVKAMALDYGKYNIRVNNVCPSACATPMFLANPKEVIEMFNQANPLKRICTPEEVAKAMYFLASDESGSCNGINLEISGGLNVHTGQPVQ; via the coding sequence ATGAAAAGAATACTAATTACTGGTGCTACTTCAGGCATGGGATTGAGTGCAACAGAATTATTTTTAGAAAAGGGATGGAAAGTACTCATGACAGCTCGTAACCACCAAACAGGAGTAGGTATACTCCAAGACCTCAAAGAAAAAGGCTTTGAACATGTTTTTTTCTTTGCATCTGATGTTTCTAAACAACAAGATGTAAAAGCACTCCACGATTACGCCATGAAAGTTATGAATGGCGTAGATAGTATTATTAATAATGCAGGAGTTTGGACTGGCGGTATGCTTCACGAAACAGATGAAGATGACTGGGATCGCCTGTTCTCAGTAGATGTCAAATCGATATTTCTAACAAGTAAGTATTTTGTATCATATATGATTGAAAATGGTGGCGGAACGATTGTAAATACAGCCTCCGTATCTGGTTTGCATGGAGATTACAATATGGCTGCTTATAATGCTGCTAAAGGGGCTGTAGTAAACCTAGTGAAGGCAATGGCTCTAGATTACGGGAAATACAATATCAGAGTAAATAATGTTTGTCCTTCAGCCTGTGCTACACCTATGTTTTTAGCCAATCCAAAAGAGGTCATTGAAATGTTCAATCAAGCAAATCCACTCAAACGTATTTGCACCCCTGAAGAAGTTGCTAAAGCAATGTACTTTTTAGCAAGTGATGAATCAGGATCGTGTAATGGAATTAATCTGGAAATTTCGGGAGGGCTAAATGTTCATACAGGACAACCCGTACAATAG
- a CDS encoding type I restriction enzyme HsdR N-terminal domain-containing protein: MKRLNLPHYDYKLQRKDDKVWILDQIRKKYLVLTPEEWVRQHFINFLITEGYPKSLIGVEGGLKVNQMQKRSDILVYDRKGKPFLLVECKAPEVKLSNKTFEQAAAYNSVLKAPFLIITNGLQHFVCKINFENGSYDFLDGLPQFPPK, encoded by the coding sequence ATGAAAAGGCTGAATCTTCCACACTATGACTATAAACTTCAAAGGAAAGATGATAAAGTTTGGATCTTAGATCAAATCAGAAAAAAATATCTAGTACTCACACCTGAAGAATGGGTACGTCAGCATTTTATAAATTTTCTGATCACAGAAGGATATCCGAAAAGCTTAATTGGTGTAGAAGGTGGCTTAAAGGTAAATCAGATGCAGAAACGCTCTGATATTTTAGTCTATGATAGAAAAGGAAAACCATTTCTACTTGTTGAATGTAAAGCACCTGAAGTAAAGCTTTCTAATAAAACTTTTGAGCAAGCAGCCGCTTACAATAGTGTTTTGAAAGCACCATTTCTAATTATCACAAACGGACTTCAACACTTTGTGTGCAAAATCAACTTTGAAAATGGTTCTTATGATTTCCTAGATGGCTTGCCTCAATTTCCTCCCAAATAA
- a CDS encoding DMT family transporter: MYRILTNRLNLPVFFIILLTLIWGSSFILIKKSLDVFTPLQLAMCRIGTAGICMLPFSISAFRQIPRTSWKYLGLSALMGTIIPFTIFGVALLHLSSSVTGILNALTPLFTFLVGTLLFKEQFQKEKIGGLFLGFFGTVFIILVNSDGEFGSLNYWAFLIVLATFCYGINANITMKYLAGLPTLSTVTWILTCLSPLAWGYLLFTDFSERLTSHPNGWQAFFFICILGAVGTAFAWILFVRIVQMKSAIYASTVTYLIPIVALLWGIWDGEQLHALQLIGCLGIVVGVYLTNRKR, encoded by the coding sequence ATGTACAGAATTCTAACCAACAGACTCAATTTACCTGTATTCTTTATCATTTTACTTACGCTCATTTGGGGGAGTTCTTTTATCTTGATCAAGAAAAGTCTTGATGTTTTTACTCCATTACAACTTGCGATGTGTCGTATTGGTACCGCAGGAATTTGTATGTTACCCTTTTCAATCTCAGCTTTTCGTCAAATTCCGAGAACTTCATGGAAGTATTTGGGGCTGTCGGCCTTAATGGGTACCATTATTCCATTCACAATATTTGGTGTAGCACTTCTTCACCTTTCTAGTTCCGTAACAGGAATTTTAAACGCTCTTACACCTCTTTTTACATTTTTAGTAGGAACACTACTTTTCAAAGAGCAGTTTCAAAAAGAAAAAATTGGAGGTCTGTTCTTAGGCTTTTTCGGAACTGTTTTTATCATTTTAGTAAATAGTGATGGTGAATTTGGGAGTCTGAATTATTGGGCTTTCCTTATTGTGCTCGCTACTTTTTGTTATGGGATCAATGCGAATATTACTATGAAGTATTTAGCAGGTCTCCCAACACTTTCAACAGTAACTTGGATTCTGACGTGTTTAAGCCCTTTGGCTTGGGGATATTTACTTTTTACAGATTTCAGCGAACGCTTGACTTCTCATCCTAATGGATGGCAAGCATTTTTCTTTATCTGTATTTTAGGAGCTGTAGGTACTGCCTTCGCTTGGATTCTATTTGTTAGAATTGTACAGATGAAGTCCGCTATTTATGCAAGTACTGTTACTTACCTTATCCCGATAGTTGCCTTGTTGTGGGGTATTTGGGATGGAGAACAATTACATGCCTTACAATTAATTGGTTGTTTAGGAATTGTAGTAGGAGTGTACCTTACTAACAGAAAGCGTTAG
- a CDS encoding DUF2795 domain-containing protein — translation MYWTLELASYLEDAPWPATKEELIDFSIRTGAPLEVVENLQELEDDGQPYENIEEIWPDYPTKDDFFFNEDEY, via the coding sequence ATGTACTGGACTCTTGAATTAGCTTCATATTTAGAAGACGCCCCTTGGCCAGCAACTAAAGAGGAGCTTATCGACTTCTCTATCCGTACAGGGGCTCCATTGGAGGTTGTAGAGAACCTTCAAGAACTTGAGGATGACGGTCAACCTTACGAGAACATCGAAGAAATTTGGCCTGATTACCCTACAAAAGATGACTTCTTCTTCAATGAAGACGAATACTAG